In Spirosoma sp. KUDC1026, the sequence GGTGCTGCTCGAATAGAAAATCAGGCAATACGAAAGAGTTTTGGGAAGATTAATCGCAAAGTCAGTTATGCTTCTGATAACACATATTCACTAAACACGAATGGTATGAATGTTAAAAGCATACTGGGAATAGTTCTGACATTAGTGGGCCTGATTGGCCTAATCTACGGCGGTATCGATTTCACCAAAGGTGGTGTTTCTCAAGCCTCTTTCGTGTACGTCATCATGGGCGGCATTTTCTTCTTCGCCGGCGTCGGCCTGATCCGGAGTACAAGGGCGTAGAAAACTAGAAGAAAGGAGGAGAGGGAGGAAGGAACAAGGAGAAAATGCGCGAGCGTCCTTGTTCCTTCCTCCCTCTCCTCCTTTCTCCTTTTACTTCAAATACACCCCCATCCGGTTTTCGTCGCTGAGGACGACATCAACGTGTTCAGTCAGGGTGGTGCTGAGTTCGTAGCCTTTGTAGTCGGCAGCAACCGGGTAACGCGGGTGATTGCGATCAACCAGCACGGCTACCTGGAGCTTGTGCAGAGGAACACTCAGGAAAGGCTGCAGGCTAAAAGCCAGCGTTCGGCCGGTGTAAAGAACATCGTCAACGACGATTACAACCTTGTTCGTATAGTCATATGCGGTAGGCGTAATGTTGACGGTTGACTGGGATGGCTGCGACTTATCCAGCGTTAGTTCCAGAATTTCTACCGTAAAGGGGGCAATGGAGCGAACCGCTTCGGCCAGCGCCTGCGCCAGTACAAACCCTTCGCCCGTGATACCAGCCAGTATGATTGCCGACTCTTCAAAATTGGTTTCGTAGATCTGAAACGCGATACGTCTGATCTTCTGACGTATTTGCTCGGCGTTGAGAATAAGTGTTGGGGCAGTACTTGTCATGACACTAAATAAATTCTGGCATCAAATATGGTAAAAACTTTGGCGCGAAAAAAAAGGGCTTTTGAGCTGGGAGTTATTACGTTTAGTAAATATGCCGCGCCGTCTGACT encodes:
- a CDS encoding phosphoribosyltransferase family protein; protein product: MTSTAPTLILNAEQIRQKIRRIAFQIYETNFEESAIILAGITGEGFVLAQALAEAVRSIAPFTVEILELTLDKSQPSQSTVNITPTAYDYTNKVVIVVDDVLYTGRTLAFSLQPFLSVPLHKLQVAVLVDRNHPRYPVAADYKGYELSTTLTEHVDVVLSDENRMGVYLK